The DNA window GATTGCCGTCACGACAGCGGCCAGTGTCAGGACGACTGTCGCTGCCACCCGCGCTTCCGTCGTGACGAGGCCGCTGAGGAAGGCCTGTAGTTGCCGGGCGTAGTTCATCGTGCCGGAAAATGCTTGTTCGGCGTGAAAAACGCACACACCCGATTATCAGATACGGAACTCGGACTCCACAGACAGCGTCGTCCCCACTCGCCGTCTCATCGCGTCGGCTCGACGGCCTCCTCGCCAGCCAGTCCGTCGTCGGTAATCGAGAACTGGACGGTGTCGCCGGCGGGTTTCGCGCGGTGTTTCTCAAGCGTCGCACGGCGGTTCCCGCCGCGAAAGCGGTCCAGTCGGAGGATCGCGCCGGACCAGTGGTTGAGGGTGTGTCCGCCCAGCGCCGTCGAACGGTCGCTGTCGGGGTCCGTGAACACCTGGTTGGTGAAGACGACGGCGAGGTCGTGTTTCCTGGCCAGCGAGAGCAGGTGGGTAATCTGTCGGGCCACGTCCCGCAGTGTCTCGCCGCCGTCGTCGTCGTCGCGGCGCAGGCGATAGAAGCCGGTGGCGCTGTCCAGCACGATGAGTTCGACCTCCGGGGCGAACTCCGCGGCGTCCTGGACTGCTTCGGTCTGTTCGTCGTAGTCGTACACTTCCGAGACGATGAGGCGGCCGGCCAGGTCGTCGACGGTCTGGCTGGTCCCTTCGGCGCGGCCGCGGGCTATCTGGGCCATCCGGTCGGGCGAGAGCCCCTCGGTGTCGATGTAGAGGGCGGCGTCGCCGGCCGCCGCGACCTCGATGGCCGACGAAAGCGCCAGATTCGTCTTGCCGGCCGCGGGCGGGCCATACACCTGCGTGACGGTGCCGCGTTCGAGCCCCCCACCGAGTAGCTCGTCGACCGGGCCACAGCCGGTCGGCACGTAGTC is part of the Haloarcula salinisoli genome and encodes:
- the radB gene encoding DNA repair and recombination protein RadB, which codes for MSDYVPTGCGPVDELLGGGLERGTVTQVYGPPAAGKTNLALSSAIEVAAAGDAALYIDTEGLSPDRMAQIARGRAEGTSQTVDDLAGRLIVSEVYDYDEQTEAVQDAAEFAPEVELIVLDSATGFYRLRRDDDDGGETLRDVARQITHLLSLARKHDLAVVFTNQVFTDPDSDRSTALGGHTLNHWSGAILRLDRFRGGNRRATLEKHRAKPAGDTVQFSITDDGLAGEEAVEPTR